A stretch of DNA from Candidatus Schekmanbacteria bacterium:
ATTACTGAAGAAAATCTTTCTTAAAGACCCTAATCTTGTCCTTCCATACTTTCACGACACTTTTCATGAACAATATCTTGAAAGAATACTACACGGGCTTGAATCGCTTATCAAAGACGGAATAGAAAAGGGATACTTAAAGAAGGTAGACACTCATATGGCTGCCCTTTCGCTGATAAGCATTCTTAATTCTTTTATGCTCGCATCTACATCACAAAGCAAATACGTTGATATTGGCAAATTGATTAGGTTTTCCGGCAGTCTTCTCATCGATGGGATGAGAAAGCCGCCTGACAAAACAAAGAAATCTTAGCTGTCTTCAAAATATTCCAATATTTTTACTGCAAGGAAGAAGGAACTTCAATTTCATAATCTGCACCATAACGCTTAAGCATCTGTAAAGCGCGCTTTCCGTAAGCCGTATTTTTATAAATAAGGGCAATTTCTTTGTAGAGCATAAGAGCCCTTTCATTTTCTTCATCTTTCCACAAAGATTCAGCAAGAATGCCCATAGCCCTTATCTTCAAATCCGGAATCTCACAATCCCTTATAAACCTCTTCAGCCGTTTTATTGCAGGCCTATACATTCTCATTTTATAATAAAATCTTCCAATGCCATAACTGTGCTCAGCAAGACGCCTTTTACAAAAAGATATTCTTTCTCCTGCAATATCATAATAGATACTTTCAGGATATCTTTCTCTTATAATGTTAAAATTTTCGAGAGCTTCTTTCGTTTTCGTTTGGTCCAATTGGCTTGGAAGAATCTGATAGAAATTCGACATACCAATTCTATAATAGGCAAAAGGCACTTCCAAGTGTGCAGGATGATATTTTGTAAATTCTTTATACTCTGCAATCGCTTCTTCATATTTCTCATCTGCATAATAACCATTTGCCGCAAAAAGACGAGCGCGCGAAACTTTGATGCTGTCAGGAAAATTAAACTTTATTTTTTTATATACATCCACAGCATCCTTGTAGTCACCCTTATCAACAAGCTTTTTGCCATACGCAAAAAGCTCCATAGCTGAAAGATTGTTTGTAACAGGAGGTGCATAACACCCGAGAGAAAAAACAATTGGGAAAAGAAAGAAAAGGAGTGCCAATTTAACGCTGATATTTCTATTTAGCGCCTTCATCTTTATCTCTCCTAAATTGAAAAAGCATTCCTTATTAATTCTATTT
This window harbors:
- the bamD gene encoding outer membrane protein assembly factor BamD; translation: MKALNRNISVKLALLFFLFPIVFSLGCYAPPVTNNLSAMELFAYGKKLVDKGDYKDAVDVYKKIKFNFPDSIKVSRARLFAANGYYADEKYEEAIAEYKEFTKYHPAHLEVPFAYYRIGMSNFYQILPSQLDQTKTKEALENFNIIRERYPESIYYDIAGERISFCKRRLAEHSYGIGRFYYKMRMYRPAIKRLKRFIRDCEIPDLKIRAMGILAESLWKDEENERALMLYKEIALIYKNTAYGKRALQMLKRYGADYEIEVPSSLQ